A genome region from candidate division KSB1 bacterium includes the following:
- a CDS encoding type II CAAX endopeptidase family protein, producing the protein MNSDTGYQPPEPQKIMLVLFLTIIGIIVLNFLPLSTGHLLFLLAGELFIIIPALLFVLRTRHSLLKAFRIKPVKPRKLFATVLFFVPIYILTDELDRLVMHFFPLPEELQRAITEMVTFTSLPQTLLLIFTGVFIAAIVEEMLFRGLFQQSLEYYRDPAIAIVLSAVLFAILHFNPWTSLQILVLGLILGYVTWKTRSILPAVILHALNNGVSMVFINLPPEQMTWYARNGHVNVPWILFGIAAMVPAFRFFLKR; encoded by the coding sequence ATGAATTCTGATACCGGTTACCAGCCGCCCGAGCCGCAAAAAATAATGCTGGTCTTGTTTCTGACCATCATTGGAATCATAGTGCTGAACTTTTTGCCACTTTCCACAGGTCATTTATTATTTTTGCTGGCCGGTGAATTATTTATTATTATACCTGCTCTGCTGTTCGTTTTGAGGACCAGGCATTCTTTATTAAAAGCCTTCCGGATCAAGCCTGTAAAACCGCGAAAGCTGTTTGCAACTGTTCTGTTTTTTGTTCCGATTTATATACTTACGGACGAACTGGATCGACTGGTGATGCATTTTTTCCCGCTTCCGGAAGAGCTGCAGCGTGCAATCACGGAAATGGTGACCTTTACCTCTCTGCCGCAGACCCTATTGCTGATCTTCACGGGAGTGTTCATTGCCGCTATCGTGGAAGAAATGCTGTTCAGAGGCTTGTTCCAGCAATCCCTTGAATACTATCGTGATCCGGCCATTGCCATTGTGCTCTCTGCCGTATTATTTGCAATCCTGCACTTTAATCCCTGGACCTCACTTCAAATTCTTGTTCTCGGCTTAATTTTGGGCTATGTGACCTGGAAGACCCGCTCCATTCTGCCGGCGGTTATCCTTCACGCTCTCAACAACGGCGTATCCATGGTCTTTATCAACCTCCCCCCTGAACAGATGACCTGGTATGCCCGGAATGGTCACGTCAATGTGCCGTGGATTCTTTTTGGAATAGCCGCTATGGTTCCGGCTTTTCGGTTTTTTCTCAAACGGTAA
- a CDS encoding nicotinate phosphoribosyltransferase, protein MREKSRLYIASQQDILDARVTDVYFDRTKTILQSENIHKKVVMECTIKSIPKPYKWGVFTGLEDVITLLENKPVNVWSVPEGTFFHEHEPVLIIEGDYTKFGCYETSILGMLCQATGVATKASRCKLAAQGRPVYSFGARRMHPAIAPLIDKSAYLGGCDGVAAVKSAEMLGLDPVGTIPHTLVLLKGDTIESARSFDELMPDSIPRVVLIDTFNDEKFEAIRVAEQLKRVDALRLDTPGSRRGDFLNLLKEVRWELDMRGYKDIKLFASGGLDEYSIMNLNEIADAYGVGTSISNAPVFDFAMDIVEIEGEPLAKRGKMGGRKTLLQKNDGKQRIIHPSQAKKPKGYKEVLIPIIQDGNVITDLPTVSGIREKILKVLGTLSVTDEITV, encoded by the coding sequence ATGCGTGAAAAAAGCAGACTGTATATCGCCTCTCAACAGGATATTCTTGATGCCAGGGTGACTGATGTGTATTTTGATCGAACAAAAACCATACTGCAGTCCGAGAATATCCACAAAAAGGTGGTAATGGAATGCACCATTAAAAGTATCCCGAAACCCTACAAATGGGGTGTGTTCACGGGGCTCGAAGACGTCATAACATTACTGGAGAACAAGCCTGTGAATGTTTGGTCTGTACCGGAGGGTACGTTTTTTCACGAGCATGAACCGGTCTTGATAATAGAAGGTGATTATACAAAATTCGGCTGTTATGAAACCTCTATTTTGGGAATGTTATGTCAGGCCACCGGGGTCGCCACAAAAGCTTCCCGATGCAAACTTGCCGCCCAGGGACGGCCTGTTTACAGTTTTGGCGCCCGGCGCATGCATCCGGCTATTGCTCCCCTGATTGACAAAAGCGCTTACCTTGGAGGATGTGATGGAGTGGCTGCCGTCAAAAGCGCCGAGATGCTGGGACTCGATCCGGTCGGGACGATCCCGCATACATTGGTTTTGCTGAAAGGTGATACGATAGAATCCGCGCGTTCTTTTGACGAGTTGATGCCGGATTCGATTCCACGGGTTGTATTGATTGATACGTTTAATGATGAAAAGTTCGAAGCGATTCGTGTCGCTGAACAGCTAAAACGGGTTGATGCGCTCCGGCTTGATACACCCGGGAGCCGGCGTGGGGATTTTCTGAATTTACTCAAAGAGGTGCGATGGGAACTGGATATGCGCGGTTACAAGGATATTAAATTGTTTGCGTCCGGGGGACTGGATGAATATTCAATCATGAATTTGAATGAAATTGCCGATGCGTATGGAGTGGGAACCTCGATCAGCAATGCCCCGGTATTTGACTTTGCCATGGATATTGTCGAGATAGAGGGAGAACCGCTTGCCAAGCGCGGTAAAATGGGCGGTAGAAAAACGCTGCTGCAGAAAAACGACGGCAAGCAGCGCATTATCCATCCGTCGCAGGCCAAAAAGCCGAAAGGCTATAAGGAAGTCTTGATACCGATCATTCAAGATGGAAACGTGATCACGGATTTGCCGACTGTATCAGGTATCCGTGAAAAAATTCTAAAGGTTCTCGGGACTTTGTCCGTAACAGATGAAATTACCGTTTGA
- a CDS encoding cobalamin-dependent protein (Presence of a B(12) (cobalamin)-binding domain implies dependence on cobalamin itself, in one of its several forms, or in some unusual lineages, dependence on a cobalamin-like analog.) — protein MKALLVQPPLQDFFTTPGRMYPLGLLYVAAVLEKLDIQVKLLDCLAPHRKRQLRLPNDFNYLRPFIQDNSFLYKGYYHFGMDTETIIQNIKEQNPDFIGISSNFTAYYSATKKLINDICSVTLVPIIVGGHHITALGDQLRGTLPDQVKLCAGEAEKNLPVLMNRIFGTRKISLKWHDLFPAHHLAQNRDYMQNGEPAISLTASRGCPHLCDYCSVSAMFGHKFRKRPVDHIIKEMEWNTVHKGIKAFNFEDDNITMDPGWFEQLLENILASRILSDSRLIALNGLYYKPLSQPIFEKMKRAGFEHIFLSFTQPPGTCIDDNKKQVRDLIDRIRKAQKCGLHVHVFTIIGLPNQKLKEIKELFNLLESEKADIKPSVFYLAPGSDLYKNRVVSENPINWNLLRSSAFLFENENLRREQLLELCRTARSKHTLYNRRIKHAY, from the coding sequence TTGAAAGCATTACTTGTACAGCCTCCATTACAAGATTTTTTTACAACTCCCGGGCGTATGTACCCCCTCGGTCTGCTCTACGTTGCCGCCGTTTTGGAGAAACTCGACATCCAGGTGAAATTACTGGACTGCCTGGCGCCGCACCGAAAACGCCAATTACGGCTGCCAAACGATTTTAATTACTTGCGTCCGTTTATACAGGACAACTCTTTTCTATACAAAGGTTATTATCACTTTGGTATGGACACTGAAACAATTATTCAGAATATCAAAGAACAAAACCCGGACTTTATCGGGATTTCATCAAACTTTACAGCTTATTATTCTGCCACAAAAAAACTGATCAACGATATTTGTTCAGTGACTTTAGTCCCGATCATTGTGGGCGGACACCACATCACAGCCCTGGGAGATCAACTCCGCGGTACACTTCCGGACCAGGTAAAACTTTGCGCCGGAGAAGCGGAAAAAAACCTTCCGGTACTCATGAATCGGATTTTTGGAACCCGAAAAATTTCCCTAAAGTGGCATGACCTTTTTCCTGCCCATCATTTAGCCCAAAACCGGGATTATATGCAAAACGGAGAACCGGCGATTTCCCTCACAGCGAGCCGCGGATGTCCGCATCTGTGTGATTACTGTTCAGTATCGGCTATGTTTGGACACAAATTTCGCAAACGCCCGGTTGACCACATTATTAAAGAAATGGAATGGAATACCGTTCACAAAGGCATAAAAGCATTTAACTTTGAAGATGACAACATTACAATGGACCCGGGATGGTTTGAACAGTTATTAGAGAACATCCTTGCCAGTCGAATATTGTCAGACAGTCGTCTAATCGCACTGAATGGATTGTATTATAAACCTCTCTCCCAGCCTATCTTTGAAAAAATGAAACGGGCCGGATTTGAACATATTTTTCTCTCTTTTACACAACCCCCGGGTACGTGTATTGATGACAATAAAAAACAGGTTAGGGACCTGATTGACCGCATACGCAAAGCTCAAAAATGCGGATTGCATGTACATGTGTTTACGATCATTGGATTGCCCAACCAAAAATTGAAAGAAATTAAAGAATTATTTAACCTGCTTGAATCAGAAAAAGCGGATATCAAACCATCCGTTTTTTACCTGGCGCCGGGCAGTGACTTGTATAAAAACCGGGTCGTTTCTGAAAATCCAATAAATTGGAATTTATTGCGGTCATCGGCATTCCTGTTCGAAAATGAAAATCTTCGCCGGGAACAGCTTTTGGAACTTTGTCGCACCGCGAGAAGCAAACATACACTATATAACAGGAGGATTAAACATGCGTATTGA
- a CDS encoding ParB N-terminal domain-containing protein: MRIDIDDIQIKDRLRRETGDLSLLMRSIKQVGLIHPIIVDENNQLLSGYRRLQACRQLGWKKVVVKVVPVGDDKVRGLDWEFHENLGRRDLSEQEAQDYIESRNRLLHPEPKGIWQRIKSLFRKLIGLFKRKK; the protein is encoded by the coding sequence ATGCGTATTGACATTGATGATATCCAGATAAAGGACAGACTACGCCGTGAAACAGGAGATTTATCTCTGCTGATGCGATCGATTAAACAGGTTGGATTAATTCACCCTATCATCGTTGATGAAAACAATCAATTGCTGAGCGGCTACCGGAGATTACAGGCCTGTCGCCAATTGGGCTGGAAAAAAGTTGTCGTCAAAGTCGTACCGGTCGGTGATGATAAAGTGAGGGGATTGGACTGGGAATTTCATGAAAATCTGGGGCGCCGCGATCTCTCAGAGCAGGAGGCCCAGGATTATATCGAGTCACGAAACCGGCTCTTGCATCCGGAGCCCAAAGGAATTTGGCAGCGCATCAAATCTTT